A genome region from Brassica oleracea var. oleracea cultivar TO1000 chromosome C2, BOL, whole genome shotgun sequence includes the following:
- the LOC106326824 gene encoding proteasome subunit beta type-1-like — protein sequence MSCPAMAQLLSNTLYFKRFFPYYAFNVLGGLDEEGKGCVFTYDAVGSYEKVGYSAQGSGSTLIMPFLDNQLKSPSPLLLPAQDAITPLSEPEAVDLVKTVFASATERDIYTGDKLEIMILKADGIRTEVMELRKD from the exons ATGAGTTGTCCTGCAATGGCTCAGCTTCTCTCCAACACGCTTTACTTCAAGCGGTTTTTTCCTTACTATGCCTTTAACGTTCTCGGTGGGCTTGATGAGGAAG GAAAAGGCTGTGTCTTTACCTATGACGCAGTGGGATCATATGAGAAGGTTGGATACAGTGCTCAAGGTTCTGGTTCTACCCTCATTATGCCCTTCCTTGACAATCAGCTCAAGAGTCCCAGCCCGCTCTTGCTTCCTGCCCAG GATGCTATCACACCCCTTTCTGAACCTGAAGCAGTTGACTTGGTTAAGACTGTTTTTGCGTCCGCCACTGAGAGGGATATCTACACT GGAGACAAGCTTGAGATCATGATTCTCAAGGCGGATGGCATCAGGACCGAAGTCATGGAATTGAGGAAAGATTAA
- the LOC106326823 gene encoding uncharacterized protein LOC106326823, translated as MASMVSPTTCLYLHKHRIKLPSHGRLRITASIPEASDEKLPKLIARREMILRSSELAMIGAIFQLSGKKPEYLGVQKNERLALCPATNNCISTSESVSDRVHYAPPWNYNGGRKTPVSREVAMKELLNVIKSTKPDKFTPRIVEKKDDYVHVEYESPILGLVDDVEFLFTPVKNSTVEYRSASRKGNFDFDVNRKRIKALRQELEKKGWESENSF; from the exons ATGGCTTCCATGGTGTCACCGACCACTTGCTTATACCTCCATAAACACCGGATAAAGCTTCCCTCCCATGGTCGTCTTCGTATAACCGCTTCGATTCCAGAGGCTTCAGATGAGAAACTTCCCAAGTTAATTGCTCGAAG AGAGATGATTCTTAGGAGCAGTGAACTAGCTATGATCGGGGCCATTTTCCAGCTCAG TGGGAAGAAACCAGAGTATCTTGGAGTACAGAAGAACGAGAGATTGGCTCTGTGTCCTGCTACAAACAACTGTATATCCACTTCTGAGAGTGTCAGCGATCGAGTCCACTATGCTCCACCATG GAACTATAATGGTGGAAGGAAGACGCCTGTGAGCAGAGAAGTTGCAATGAAAGAGCTTCTTAATGTG ATTAAGTCGACGAAACCAGACAAGTTTACTCCTCGGATTGTGGAGAAGAAGGACGACTATGTTCATGTGGAATATGAAAGTCCAATCTTAGGT TTGGTAGATGATGTTGAGTTTTTGTTCACTCCTGTGAAGAACTCGACGGTGGAGTATCGGTCTGCATCACGTAAAGGGAACTTCGACTTTGATGTAAACAGAAAGCGAATCAAA GCATTGCGACAGGAGCTGGAGAAGAAGGGATGGGAATCAGAGAACAGCTTCTGA